The Vicia villosa cultivar HV-30 ecotype Madison, WI linkage group LG1, Vvil1.0, whole genome shotgun sequence genome includes a region encoding these proteins:
- the LOC131598221 gene encoding uncharacterized protein LOC131598221, with amino-acid sequence MAGNNNNINVPNLDPFHLDDLIQGSAPDGTNRHRREGQQLTADGQGRPRHETSQPSKRQQPQNVEQAQNGGNEQLQNNRNELALVQNNETDTRDGQPASSFTHTSQRRRNQQDDDQEQVDISEDTDSTTVLLLAALKKTNHLIRQQSERIDRMERKRQSRSPPRRHYRSRSYSSSRSPPRRYRRRSPSSSRSPPKRYRRQRSYSRSPRRKGRKNQASDEVETGSPSPEQDRRGSTKAVPKPHERPSPEDNRRTFGKSQGKPRRKHNNRGGNSTSPVPSDEEDFRSPLSEEIRRARLPRGMEKPPTLDPYDGTTDPDDQIRSIEAIMDYHVVRGSIKCRIFPATLRKGAMTWYRNLPPNSIHSWAELKKLLSNHFTASRRQPKSEATLEAVIQGTDEPLRDYLDRFNKEAVQVQTTDHMKRYLLERGLLPGSDFKKAIKIEKVRTMDALLLKAQAYIALEKGEAAVKKASRGNDTARSSSRGSKKTRDDRSRDTKDHRGPSGRFTDYTPLNAPRERILLECQNTEFKKSNVKPPSPNPTRPGTDKSKYCKYHKSHGHLTDECIHLKDAIETLINEGRLSKYTKKGEPPRREGPRNSDNDNSPDSRPLEVALSVTRPEDFIPSVGVASAFSTWEGFPTTMVISNGGDPGSLTISSVKRKFDELITANSDLGPTLQKFRGKSDPIPFYLEELPGGALNATIPLLVRARMENFDVRRVLIDEGSSVDIMYSHLFKTLKLDDSHITPYVGSDLQGFNGATTKPWGYVELIVTFREGEASRQVKTRFIVIDCKTLYNCIIGSPTLAELTAVPSTVHLKMKFYTKRG; translated from the coding sequence ATGGctggaaacaacaacaacatcaacgtcCCAAATCTTGATCCCTTCCACCTAGACGATCTCATTCAAGGTTCCGCCCCCGACGGGACGAATCGACATCGGCGGGAGGGACAACAGCTTACCGCTGACGGGCAAGGAAGACCGAGGCATGAGACCTCGCAACCTAGCAAAAGACAGCAACCTCAAAACGTCGAGCAAGCTCAAAACGGTGGCAACGAGCAACTTCAAAATAACAGAAACGAGCTCGCTCTAGTTCAGAACAACGAAACAGACACAAGAGACGGGCAGCCCGCCTCCTCTTTCACTCATACCTCCCAGAGGCGAAGAAACCAGCAGGATGACGACCAGGAACAAGTCGACATCTCTGAAGATACCGACTCCACAACCGTCCTTTTGCTTGCCGCCCTCAAGAAGACCAATCACCTCATCCGACAACAAAGCGAGCGGATTGACAGGATGGAAAGGAAGCGACAATCACGATCTCCACCAAGGAGACACTACCGATCGCGTTCCTACTCCTCCTCGCGCTCCCCGCCAAGGAGGTATCGTCGACGCTCACCATCTTCTTCGCGCTCCCCACCTAAGAGGTACCGTCGTCAAAGGTCTTACTCCCGCTCTCCTCGGCGGAAAGGTAGGAAGAACCAGGCCTCCGATGAAGTAGAGACGGGTAGCCCGTCACCCGAACAAGATCGCCGAGGCTCCACCAAGGCTGTACCAAAACCCCACGAGCGTCCCTCCCCCGAGGACAATCGTAGGACATTTGGGAAATCACAAGGGAAACCCCGAAGAAAACACAATAACCGCGGAGGGAATTCGACCTCCCCCGTACCAAGTGACGAGGAAGACTTCCGCAGCCCTCTGTCGGAGGAGATCCGGCGAGCCCGCCTGCCCCGAGGAATGGAGAAACCTCCAACCCTGGACCCTTACGACGGGACTACGGACCCCGACGATCaaattcggagcatcgaagccaTCATGGACTATCACGTGGTCCGAGGGTCCATCAAATGTCGGATATTTCCGGCCACCCTCAGAAAGGGAGCAATGACCTGGTACAGAAATCTTCCTCCCAACTCCATCCACTCTTGGGCAGAACTCAAGAAGCTCTTATCCAACCACTTCACGGCCTCTCGCCGACAACCAAAATCTGAAGCGACCCTCGAAGCTGTCATCCAGGGTACCGACGAACCTCTCCGGGACTATCTCGAtaggttcaacaaagaagccgtCCAAGTCCAGACGACTGACCATATGAAAAGGTATCTCCTCGAACGAGGACTCCTCCCGGGGAGCGACTTCAAGAAGGCGATCAAAATTGAGAAAGTCCGCACCATGGACGCCCTCCTCCTCAAAGCCCAAGCTTACATTGCTTTGGAGAAAGGCGAAGCTGCCGTGAAGAAGGCTTCAAGAGGCAACGACACCGCCCGCAGCTCGAGTCGGGGAAGCAAAAAAACGAGAGACGACAGGTCCCGCGATACAAAAGATCACAGGGGACCTTCTGGTCGTTTCACTGACTACACCCCTTTGAACGCTCCGCGCGAGCGTATTCTGCTCGAGTGCCAGAATACTGAGTTCAAAAAATCCAACGTCAAACCCCCAAGTCCAAACCCCACCAGGCCGGGAACTGACAAATCTAAGTACTGCAAGTATCACAAGAGCCACGGGCATCTAaccgacgaatgcatacatctcaaagatgccatcgaGACTCTGATCAACGAGGGTCGTCTGTCTAAATACACAAAGAAAGGAGAACCTCCTCGGAGAGAGGGACCGAGAAACTCCGACAACGACAATTCACCGGACAGCCGACCGCTGGAAGTTGCCCTGTCTGTTACCCGACCAGAAGATTTCATCCCTTCAGTTGGAGTGGCATCCGCTTTCAGCACGTGGGAAGGATTCCCGACCAcgatggtcatctccaacggcggggaTCCGGGGTCGCTCACGATCAGCTCAGTAAAAAGAAAATTTGACGAGCTGATCACAGCCAACTCAGATCTCGGCCCAACCCTGCAAAAGTTCAGAGGCAAATCAGATCCAATCCCTTTCTATCTAGAAGAGCTCCCCGGTGGAGCCCTAAATGCCACGATCCCCCTGCTCGTTCGAGCAAGGATGGAAAATTTCGACGTCCGACGAGTCTTGATTGACGAGgggagctcggtcgacatcatgtactcccatctcTTCAAAACCCTCAAGTTGGACGACTCCCACATCACTCCATATGTAGGCTCCGACCTCCAGGGCTTCAATGGGGCGACCACCAAACCCTGGGGATACGTCGAACTAATTGTCACTTTCAGGGAAGGAGAAGCTTCCAGACAGGTCAAGACGCGGTTTATAGTGATCGACTGCAAGACCCTCTACAACTGTATCATTGGAAGTCCTACTCTAGCTGAACTCACGGCCGTCCCCTCGACCGTGCACctaaagatgaagttctacacgaaaAGGGGATGA